The following are encoded in a window of Clarias gariepinus isolate MV-2021 ecotype Netherlands chromosome 8, CGAR_prim_01v2, whole genome shotgun sequence genomic DNA:
- the si:ch1073-126c3.2 gene encoding uncharacterized protein si:ch1073-126c3.2 yields the protein MTAVAIKLLSLLTVLSLADVQAQTANCSPYQWTFEQISEKLKIPSDCLKTRIDEWTTNQTAEIFNNLNRLVDIIKKYKKKECTDASPKQCPVPEAPSNGGVVCVSVGENRFCKPMCNKGYDFSFLRISRLYEECSNVTMYHWTSQYVGGNRLAICDESKSPVAGAPSAYFPENQDCFTTLSNSTLELKIIKKFQEELGQKNIKGPYKDQCLMCGK from the exons ATGACAGCTGTAGCAATAAAGCTGCTTTCCCTGCTTACAG TGCTCTCCTTGGCTGATGTTCAAGCACAGACCGCGAACTGCTCTCCTTATCAATGGACCTTTGAGCAGATCTCTGAGAAGCTGAAG ATCCCAAGTGATTGTTTAAAAACGCGCATTGATGAATGGACAACCAACCAAACTGCAGAAATATTCAACAACCTGAACCGGCTGGTGGATAttattaagaaatataaaaaaaaag AATGTACGGATGCTTCTCCTAAACAATGCCCAGTTCCAGAAGCTCCGAGTAACGGaggggtggtgtgtgtgtctgttggaGAGAATCGCTTCTGTAAACCAATGTGCAATAAG GGCTACGACTTCAGCTTCTTGAGGATTTCAAGGCTGTATGAGGAATGCAGCAATGTCACGATGTACCATTGGACCTCTCAGTACGTGGGCGGCAACAGGCTGGCCATCTGTGACG AGTCCAAAAGTCCAGTAGCAGGTGCGCCCTCAGCCTACTTCCCCGAGAACCAGGACTGCTTTACGACTCTAAGCAACTCAACACTTGAGCTGAAAATCATTAAGAAATTTCAAGAGGAGCTGGGGCAGAAAAATATTAAAGGTCCTTACAAAGATCAGTGTCTTATGTGCGGAAAGTGA